In Armatimonas rosea, a single genomic region encodes these proteins:
- a CDS encoding inorganic diphosphatase: protein MPYRSLPIGDNAPEEVHAVIEIPRGSSNKYEYDKELGVFKLDRPLYSPLFYPFDYGWIAGTMSADGDALDVLVIGSHPTFCGCVVNCRPLGVLMMRDEKGADEKILARVAHDPRFHGVRKLEDVPEHYLREIEHFFDVYKTLEKKSVQIGEWMDVDRAKEMINTCRLIHSAV, encoded by the coding sequence ATGCCTTACCGAAGTCTGCCTATCGGGGACAATGCCCCGGAAGAAGTCCACGCCGTGATCGAGATCCCCCGGGGCTCGTCGAATAAGTACGAGTACGATAAAGAGCTTGGGGTCTTCAAGCTGGACCGCCCCCTCTACTCGCCGCTGTTCTACCCCTTTGACTACGGCTGGATCGCGGGGACCATGAGCGCCGATGGCGATGCGCTCGATGTGCTGGTGATCGGCTCCCACCCGACTTTTTGTGGCTGTGTCGTGAACTGCCGTCCCCTAGGCGTGCTGATGATGCGCGATGAAAAAGGCGCCGATGAGAAGATCCTCGCCCGGGTTGCCCACGACCCGCGCTTCCACGGTGTGCGCAAGCTTGAGGATGTCCCCGAGCACTATTTGCGCGAGATCGAGCACTTCTTCGATGTCTACAAGACCCTGGAGAAAAAGAGTGTCCAGATCGGGGAGTGGATGGATGTCGATCGGGCAAAAGAGATGATCAATACCTGCCGCCTGATCCACAGCGCGGTCTAG
- a CDS encoding NPCBM/NEW2 domain-containing protein, protein MTRRCFAVAVLGLSFSLPALAQDSPDTQDNPDTTIVPVNPLESPRGDVWLESLFKHPAVRYDGNLVYSPRKAIVEGERFEHAMSVDVKDDPSGPGELCGMSIPLQGKFLRFQATVGRDDEQSKLGTGFCYFEVYGDTKLLFRSDAIRSSLWRVVTNEGGAKRLHPQSIDVDIKGVRLLRLVVRYANDFAQKATFSTGVGGDHVTRAAGCVWCNAKLVTGEGASLDKDRLKERDERIRTAATLAAKTLKRQLQAIEGAHPNFLLGIVPIRDEFRVTPDDLLIRPQIAKVFFGGEFGRPIGMPLDSETAAELRESTKTLSPKSLPDLKRFAEQGRYANAPYLVLGYIENERLYLLLFDTRPESGQTVGNATGWLSPP, encoded by the coding sequence ATGACGCGTCGTTGCTTCGCTGTTGCCGTTTTGGGTCTCTCCTTCTCCTTGCCCGCTTTGGCGCAAGACTCCCCCGATACGCAAGACAACCCCGACACCACGATTGTCCCCGTCAACCCCTTGGAGAGCCCTCGGGGAGATGTCTGGCTGGAGAGTCTCTTTAAACACCCCGCCGTGCGCTACGATGGCAACCTGGTCTATAGCCCGCGCAAGGCCATTGTCGAGGGTGAGCGCTTTGAGCACGCGATGTCGGTGGATGTCAAGGACGATCCCTCGGGGCCGGGGGAGCTCTGCGGGATGTCGATTCCCCTCCAGGGCAAGTTCCTGCGCTTCCAGGCAACCGTGGGCCGCGACGACGAGCAGTCCAAGCTGGGGACGGGATTTTGCTACTTCGAGGTCTACGGCGACACCAAGCTTCTCTTCCGCTCCGATGCCATCCGCTCGTCGCTCTGGCGCGTGGTGACCAACGAGGGCGGGGCTAAGCGCCTGCATCCCCAGAGCATCGATGTCGATATCAAGGGCGTGCGGCTCCTGCGCCTGGTCGTTCGCTACGCCAATGACTTTGCGCAGAAAGCGACCTTCTCCACGGGCGTGGGCGGCGACCATGTCACCCGCGCGGCGGGCTGTGTCTGGTGCAACGCGAAGCTGGTCACGGGTGAGGGTGCTTCGCTGGACAAGGACCGGCTCAAGGAGCGCGACGAGCGCATTCGCACGGCAGCAACCCTCGCCGCCAAGACCCTCAAGCGCCAGCTCCAAGCGATAGAAGGTGCCCACCCCAACTTCTTGCTAGGGATCGTCCCCATCCGTGATGAGTTCCGAGTCACCCCCGATGATCTGCTCATCCGGCCGCAGATCGCCAAGGTGTTCTTTGGCGGGGAGTTTGGTCGGCCGATTGGGATGCCGCTGGACTCGGAGACCGCCGCGGAGCTCCGCGAGAGCACGAAGACACTCTCCCCAAAATCGCTCCCCGACCTGAAGCGGTTCGCAGAGCAGGGCCGCTACGCCAATGCCCCCTACCTCGTTCTGGGCTACATCGAGAACGAGCGCCTCTATCTCTTGCTCTTCGACACGCGCCCTGAGAGCGGCCAGACGGTCGGCAATGCCACGGGCTGGCTCAGTCCGCCCTAG
- a CDS encoding bifunctional methionine sulfoxide reductase B/A protein: MSTILTWSRIVEFATTGNPKPARIIEKTESEWRAQLTPEQFYVTRQHGTERAFSSELCSRFEPGIYACVCCNTLLFDSAEKFDSGTGWPSFTQPIDPSAVAYNLDVSHGMQRIEAVCNTCRAHLGHVFPDGPAPSRLRYCMNAVALKKQEAAPTAPAKAPTQTELATFGGGCFWCTEAVFQQLRGVHAVVSGYCGGHVDNPTYKEVCGGQTGHAEVIQVTFDPQEIRYADLVAIHLATHDPTTANRQGADVGTQYRSAIFTHSPEQAEIAQAVMEQLAPAFDAPLTTELSPLATFYPAEAYHQNYYNTNPGAGYCQAVISPKLQKARKLLQDRLK; the protein is encoded by the coding sequence ATGAGTACCATCCTAACGTGGAGCCGTATTGTTGAGTTTGCGACCACGGGCAACCCCAAGCCCGCCCGCATTATCGAGAAGACCGAGAGCGAGTGGCGTGCGCAGCTCACCCCCGAGCAGTTCTATGTCACCCGCCAGCACGGCACCGAGCGCGCCTTTAGCTCCGAGCTCTGTAGCCGCTTCGAGCCGGGGATATATGCCTGTGTCTGCTGCAACACGCTTCTCTTCGACTCCGCGGAGAAGTTCGACTCCGGGACCGGGTGGCCGTCGTTTACCCAGCCCATCGACCCGAGCGCCGTGGCCTACAACCTCGATGTCTCCCACGGGATGCAGCGGATCGAGGCGGTCTGCAACACCTGCCGGGCGCACCTAGGGCATGTCTTCCCCGATGGCCCCGCGCCCAGCCGCCTGCGCTACTGCATGAACGCGGTCGCGCTCAAGAAGCAAGAGGCAGCGCCCACCGCGCCCGCAAAGGCCCCAACCCAGACCGAGCTCGCGACCTTCGGCGGCGGTTGTTTCTGGTGCACTGAGGCGGTCTTCCAGCAGCTCCGTGGGGTGCATGCGGTGGTCAGCGGCTACTGCGGCGGCCACGTGGACAATCCGACCTACAAAGAGGTCTGTGGCGGGCAGACGGGCCATGCGGAGGTGATCCAGGTGACCTTCGATCCACAAGAGATCCGCTACGCGGACCTCGTGGCGATCCACCTGGCGACCCACGACCCGACCACGGCGAATCGCCAGGGCGCGGATGTGGGCACCCAGTACCGAAGCGCGATCTTCACCCATAGCCCGGAGCAGGCTGAGATTGCTCAAGCCGTGATGGAGCAGCTCGCACCGGCCTTCGATGCGCCGCTCACCACGGAGCTCAGCCCGCTGGCGACGTTCTATCCCGCCGAGGCGTACCACCAGAACTACTACAACACCAACCCGGGAGCGGGGTACTGCCAGGCCGTGATTAGCCCGAAGCTGCAAAAGGCCCGCAAGCTCCTCCAAGACCGGCTGAAGTAG
- a CDS encoding dihydroorotate dehydrogenase: protein MAVNLEVKIGSLTMRTPVTTGSGTFGFGSETKDLVDLSKLGAVCVKATTRERRLGNPPARMCETASGVLNAIGLQNGGIENYILEKLPYLRQFDVPIIVNVPGESPDDFAYVARRLTESGGADAIELNISCPNVSHGLDYATQPHLTAEVVAAVKAVTDLPIIAKLSPNVTDIRPIAKAAEDAGADAISLINTVIGTAIDARKRTFKLANKTGGLSGPAIKPIALLAVYRVAQTVNVPIIGMGGIMNATDAVEFLLAGATAVAAGTVNFVNPLAAIEIADGIADYLEKNGFTDVHELIGAVQ from the coding sequence ATGGCAGTAAACCTGGAAGTGAAGATCGGCTCGCTGACCATGCGAACCCCCGTGACCACCGGCTCCGGCACCTTCGGCTTTGGCTCGGAGACAAAAGACCTCGTGGACCTCTCGAAGCTGGGCGCGGTCTGCGTAAAAGCCACGACCCGTGAGCGGCGCCTGGGCAACCCGCCCGCCCGCATGTGCGAGACGGCATCGGGGGTGCTCAATGCCATTGGGCTCCAGAACGGTGGGATCGAGAACTATATCCTAGAGAAACTCCCGTATCTGAGGCAGTTCGATGTCCCGATTATCGTCAATGTCCCCGGCGAGAGCCCCGACGACTTTGCCTATGTCGCGCGGCGGCTCACGGAGAGCGGGGGGGCGGACGCCATCGAGCTCAATATCTCCTGCCCCAATGTCTCCCACGGCCTCGACTACGCCACCCAGCCGCACCTAACCGCCGAGGTGGTCGCCGCAGTCAAGGCCGTCACCGATCTTCCCATCATCGCCAAGCTCTCACCCAATGTCACCGACATTCGCCCGATTGCCAAGGCCGCGGAAGACGCCGGCGCGGATGCGATCTCCCTCATCAACACGGTGATCGGGACCGCCATCGATGCCCGCAAGCGCACCTTCAAGCTCGCCAACAAGACCGGGGGGCTCTCCGGGCCGGCCATCAAGCCCATCGCGCTACTCGCCGTCTACCGGGTCGCCCAGACCGTGAATGTCCCGATTATCGGCATGGGCGGGATCATGAACGCCACCGACGCCGTGGAGTTTCTGCTGGCGGGCGCGACCGCTGTGGCCGCGGGGACAGTCAACTTTGTCAACCCGCTCGCCGCCATCGAGATCGCCGATGGGATCGCGGACTACCTGGAGAAGAACGGCTTCACCGATGTCCATGAGCTGATTGGGGCGGTGCAGTAG
- a CDS encoding thiol-activated cytolysin family protein, translating to MKQKTMWIAALSLSALLLGTLAVPTTASQGQRKQRGENNKQGEKNKRGEGDQNGAKNGGKGRRGKDSDKDDKEDKAKGALPEVQSFIQGLPAWGDVFLQAPIEQHGTQTFSKEQVGGVTYNVQHIPTTLQATPQDIVLFEPADGFWLGALLQETGLRQGIGAQQELPVTPEQRAPLHLSSNLLLSSDAITVARPSRSAVQEAIGELVRKAMAAGKKNKGDDFSGSFTAQVVENNSTEQTAFSLGLSAKYLGSSVKAKLASKKSATQRTLTILCIQKAFTVQTDLRGERGADAFFSDAFTEQDLGQLRKQRLIGENNRPTYISAITYGRMILFSLTTTKDISSLKGKLAASLNLAGKNGASLDVEASDLLKDSSTQIDVFSVGGPQAASEALIRSGKLGDFFKAEVPLNTLTPIGYTVRTVKDNQLAAMLQTTQYDLTDYAAQAPTSAPLYRVTSFFKITNSSDGVGDNNVECYGEVRINSEKAWEIPSSAAEQNKKQAGQTIDLSFALPGTRPTSYYQTSAASFVLSGFLKDSDKALNGADDTLYSFNLTLKPAELAGKGEVIYKGPAAELHIRVEKV from the coding sequence ATGAAACAGAAAACGATGTGGATCGCGGCGCTGAGTCTCTCGGCACTGCTCTTAGGGACACTGGCAGTGCCGACGACGGCATCTCAAGGGCAGCGCAAGCAGCGCGGTGAGAATAACAAGCAGGGGGAGAAGAACAAGCGCGGTGAGGGCGACCAGAACGGAGCCAAGAACGGTGGAAAGGGGCGCCGAGGGAAAGACAGCGATAAAGACGATAAAGAGGACAAGGCAAAGGGTGCCCTTCCCGAGGTCCAGAGCTTTATTCAAGGGCTACCGGCTTGGGGCGATGTCTTCTTGCAGGCGCCTATCGAGCAGCACGGTACCCAGACCTTCTCGAAGGAGCAGGTGGGGGGCGTGACCTACAATGTCCAGCACATCCCCACGACACTCCAGGCGACCCCGCAAGATATCGTCCTCTTCGAGCCCGCCGATGGCTTCTGGTTGGGCGCACTGCTCCAGGAGACAGGGCTACGGCAAGGGATCGGGGCGCAACAAGAGCTCCCGGTGACACCCGAGCAGCGTGCGCCCCTGCACCTCTCCAGCAACCTATTGCTCAGCAGCGATGCCATTACGGTAGCCCGGCCCTCGCGCTCCGCTGTCCAGGAAGCGATCGGTGAGCTGGTGCGCAAGGCGATGGCGGCAGGGAAGAAGAACAAGGGCGATGACTTTTCCGGGAGCTTCACCGCGCAGGTGGTGGAGAACAATAGCACCGAGCAGACAGCCTTCTCCCTGGGGCTCAGTGCCAAGTACCTGGGCTCCAGTGTCAAGGCCAAGCTCGCCTCCAAGAAATCGGCGACCCAGCGCACGCTGACCATTCTCTGCATCCAGAAAGCCTTCACAGTCCAGACCGACCTGCGCGGGGAGCGGGGAGCGGATGCCTTTTTTAGCGATGCCTTCACCGAGCAAGACCTGGGGCAGCTTCGCAAGCAGCGGCTGATCGGGGAGAACAACCGCCCAACCTATATCTCCGCGATCACCTACGGCCGGATGATTCTCTTCTCGCTGACGACCACCAAGGACATCAGTAGCCTCAAGGGAAAACTGGCAGCGAGCCTGAACCTCGCGGGAAAGAATGGCGCAAGCCTCGATGTGGAGGCGAGCGATCTTCTCAAGGACTCCAGTACGCAGATCGATGTCTTCTCGGTGGGCGGACCACAGGCGGCGAGTGAGGCCCTGATCCGCTCGGGCAAGCTGGGGGATTTCTTTAAGGCTGAGGTGCCGCTCAATACGCTGACCCCGATTGGCTATACCGTGCGCACGGTCAAGGACAACCAGCTCGCCGCGATGCTCCAGACCACCCAGTACGACCTGACCGACTACGCCGCTCAGGCACCGACCAGCGCTCCTCTCTACCGGGTGACCTCGTTCTTTAAGATCACCAACTCTAGCGACGGGGTCGGTGACAACAATGTGGAGTGCTACGGGGAGGTGCGGATCAATAGTGAGAAGGCATGGGAGATTCCCAGCAGTGCCGCCGAGCAGAACAAGAAGCAGGCCGGACAGACCATTGATCTCTCTTTTGCACTCCCCGGAACCCGCCCGACAAGCTACTACCAGACCTCAGCCGCCTCGTTTGTGCTCTCGGGATTTCTCAAGGACTCGGACAAGGCACTCAATGGAGCCGATGACACGCTCTACTCGTTCAACCTGACGCTCAAGCCCGCTGAGCTGGCAGGCAAGGGGGAGGTGATCTACAAAGGACCCGCAGCGGAGCTCCACATCCGGGTGGAGAAGGTCTAA
- a CDS encoding bifunctional heptose 7-phosphate kinase/heptose 1-phosphate adenyltransferase, producing MMRDELLTILENFPGKRVLVVGDLMADEHIWGHVNRISPEAPVPIVEVERETFVPGGAANTAAQLVAFEATVFVAGVVGDDAAGGKLREALTTLGADVRAVVTATDRPTTRKTRVTAGSYQGAQQIVRVDREKRAPLTPETEAVLLAACEALLDQGCDALLFSDYLKGVLTETLVARLTAAARARGIVVTANPKPASVGFYKDADLIQLNRKEADEASRTTLFESLDDTLFHEAGARLREALEVRNLLVTRGARGLTVFEPERFVDVGAVPVEVFDGTGAGDSTIAGITMGLAAGGTIEQAVRLGNASGGAVVRHVGVVTARRDEVAALL from the coding sequence ATGATGCGTGACGAACTGCTCACTATTTTAGAGAACTTCCCCGGAAAGCGGGTACTGGTGGTCGGCGATCTGATGGCCGATGAGCACATCTGGGGGCACGTGAACCGGATCTCCCCCGAGGCACCGGTGCCGATTGTCGAGGTGGAGCGGGAGACCTTTGTCCCCGGCGGCGCGGCCAACACGGCGGCGCAGCTCGTGGCCTTTGAGGCGACTGTCTTTGTGGCGGGCGTCGTGGGCGACGATGCCGCGGGGGGGAAGCTCCGGGAGGCGCTGACCACCCTCGGGGCCGATGTGCGCGCGGTGGTCACGGCCACGGATCGCCCCACTACCCGCAAGACCCGTGTGACCGCGGGCTCCTACCAGGGTGCCCAGCAGATTGTCCGCGTGGACCGGGAGAAGCGTGCCCCCCTAACCCCGGAGACCGAGGCGGTGCTGCTCGCGGCCTGCGAGGCGCTCCTAGACCAGGGCTGTGATGCCTTGCTCTTCTCCGACTACCTCAAAGGCGTCCTCACCGAGACCCTCGTGGCGCGGCTGACCGCGGCGGCACGGGCGCGGGGGATTGTCGTGACGGCCAACCCGAAGCCGGCCAGCGTGGGGTTCTACAAGGACGCGGACCTGATCCAGCTCAACCGGAAAGAGGCCGACGAAGCCAGCCGCACGACTCTGTTTGAGTCCCTCGACGACACGCTCTTTCACGAGGCCGGGGCACGCCTGCGCGAGGCGCTGGAGGTGCGAAACCTGCTGGTCACCCGTGGCGCACGTGGCCTGACGGTCTTTGAACCCGAGCGCTTTGTCGATGTGGGAGCCGTTCCCGTGGAGGTATTCGATGGCACGGGGGCGGGGGACTCGACCATTGCGGGGATCACGATGGGGCTCGCGGCAGGGGGGACGATCGAGCAGGCGGTCCGGCTGGGCAACGCCTCCGGTGGTGCCGTGGTCCGTCACGTGGGAGTGGTTACCGCTCGCCGCGACGAGGTTGCCGCGCTGCTCTAA
- a CDS encoding dihydroorotate dehydrogenase electron transfer subunit gives MIRKRTATIVSVQALAAPGHYVLTFDDPETARDARPGHFIAVGATTPANAGSSILRKPFSIYKVDPDAGLCTILFSVYGPTTSTMALYKPGDKLDFLGPLGGRVFDADPQAAVHHVMVGGGYGVPPLNFLAKTIKAANPSAKVTLIYGARSANLLVGDDGLREAGVEIIACTDDGSLGVKGRVTDGLAPLLAPPILGAGGASGGACVYTCGPTPMMRAVAELCMAHNTPCQVSMETPMPCGIGICVGCVLKKADGTFSRTCTDGPVYPATEVTWQ, from the coding sequence GTGATTAGAAAACGCACTGCGACGATTGTCTCCGTGCAGGCACTCGCCGCACCGGGGCACTATGTCCTTACCTTCGACGACCCCGAGACGGCGCGTGATGCCCGGCCCGGCCACTTTATCGCGGTGGGCGCGACCACGCCCGCTAACGCCGGAAGCTCGATCCTGCGCAAGCCCTTCTCGATCTATAAGGTCGATCCCGATGCCGGCCTCTGCACGATCCTGTTCTCGGTCTACGGCCCCACCACCAGCACGATGGCGCTCTACAAGCCCGGCGACAAGCTGGACTTCCTCGGCCCCCTCGGAGGGCGCGTCTTCGATGCCGACCCCCAGGCCGCTGTCCACCACGTGATGGTCGGAGGCGGCTACGGGGTTCCGCCGCTCAACTTCCTCGCTAAGACCATCAAGGCCGCCAACCCCAGCGCCAAGGTCACCCTGATCTACGGAGCCCGAAGCGCGAACCTGCTGGTCGGCGACGACGGCCTGCGCGAGGCGGGGGTGGAGATCATCGCCTGCACCGACGATGGCAGCCTCGGGGTGAAGGGGCGCGTGACGGATGGCCTCGCCCCCCTCCTAGCTCCCCCAATCTTGGGGGCGGGGGGGGCAAGCGGGGGGGCGTGTGTCTATACCTGTGGCCCAACCCCGATGATGCGCGCGGTCGCGGAGCTGTGCATGGCACATAACACCCCCTGTCAGGTCTCGATGGAGACACCCATGCCCTGCGGCATTGGAATCTGCGTCGGGTGCGTCCTCAAGAAAGCCGACGGCACCTTCTCACGCACCTGCACCGATGGCCCGGTCTACCCGGCGACGGAGGTCACATGGCAGTAA
- a CDS encoding ATP-binding protein: MAAPLWRFEFLGDFRATRDRTTITRLESRRALALLAALALSPQRRQTREELIERIWPDAPLEAGRNRLKQALASLRRQLEPPPLPPGSVFEADRFSLGLRAGAVTTDVAELEQALRRQDFPRVQALWRGELLPGLYEDWVQDERERLNALYARAPVLLEEAELLAALVPDEVTTPPAPSRRVELPVQVTRFFGRETEQTTLHALLQDDRWVSLTGPGGIGKTRLAIEVARGWIGGDVWFVPLAEASQGAHFGAALASALKLPLRAQTDPLEQALAFLGVGPALLVLDNAEQLVAQGLAGHLETLLERCPGVRLLVTTRQGLGGGAERLFPVPPLPLPQSESLLELAQLASVQLFLDRAQRARADVGLTARNAATLATLCQRLDGIPLALELVAAWAQALSPGQILARLEAGDTVVTTSRRRGGLERHRSLHHAFDGSFQRLSGGAQRFFTQLSVFRGGGTLEAAGAICDEPDAALLLTELADASLVQLRMTEQEELRFVLLESLRQFAAERLTESELTALQERHGAYYASLAARAARIEPPHDQAEWLNVLQEEWDNLRAAQQVAPLERALQLPCVLTDFLLLRGYVQEGIAWLEAALARPDAPRERAVQARAQLGALTPDFKGIPHARALLEEALAQAREHGLVATEAFVLFHLGRLAYLRYDLPGSWEWHVQARALRESLGEPGPLALSVYALAQLALRLPEPPEPTWELLHRAEALARQAGRQSTLAEILYESACVVTAEGDIEGAFPLLGASRTLARQLGSVRLEGKILNHLGELRRLQGNFAEAMVHYRAATQIFNQLRESGVTHVPIWNLGCCFEASQDWERALLLLACSAKLLDSVGRPIDDESRGVLEQYRQKVVETFGPARAEAIYARGYRMTVEEALALTEK; encoded by the coding sequence ATGGCGGCACCCCTCTGGCGTTTTGAGTTTCTGGGAGACTTTCGGGCGACCCGTGACCGCACAACCATCACCCGTCTGGAGTCGCGGCGGGCACTGGCACTCCTGGCGGCCCTCGCGCTCTCTCCACAGCGCCGGCAAACCCGTGAGGAGCTGATTGAGCGTATCTGGCCCGATGCCCCCTTGGAGGCCGGCCGCAATCGCCTCAAGCAGGCCCTGGCATCGCTGCGCCGCCAGCTAGAGCCGCCGCCCTTGCCCCCCGGGAGTGTCTTTGAGGCGGATCGGTTTAGCTTGGGGCTGCGCGCGGGTGCCGTCACCACCGATGTCGCCGAGCTGGAGCAGGCGCTGAGACGCCAGGACTTCCCGCGCGTGCAAGCCCTCTGGCGGGGCGAGCTCCTGCCGGGCCTCTACGAAGACTGGGTGCAAGACGAGCGTGAGCGCCTCAATGCCCTCTACGCACGCGCTCCGGTACTTCTTGAGGAAGCAGAGCTCCTCGCGGCGCTGGTGCCCGACGAAGTGACGACGCCCCCTGCGCCCTCGCGTAGGGTGGAGCTCCCCGTGCAAGTGACCCGCTTCTTTGGTCGGGAGACCGAGCAGACGACTCTCCACGCACTGCTTCAAGACGACCGCTGGGTGAGCCTGACGGGACCCGGCGGAATCGGCAAGACACGCTTGGCCATTGAGGTGGCACGCGGCTGGATAGGCGGGGATGTCTGGTTTGTTCCGCTGGCCGAGGCCAGCCAAGGAGCACACTTTGGAGCCGCACTGGCAAGTGCCCTGAAGCTACCCCTTCGCGCGCAGACCGACCCACTGGAGCAGGCTCTGGCTTTCTTGGGTGTGGGGCCTGCGCTCCTCGTACTGGACAATGCGGAGCAGCTTGTCGCGCAGGGGCTTGCGGGGCACTTGGAGACCCTGCTGGAGCGCTGCCCCGGAGTCAGGCTCCTCGTGACCACCCGCCAGGGACTAGGGGGAGGCGCTGAGCGTCTTTTCCCGGTTCCTCCTCTCCCCCTGCCCCAGAGTGAGAGTCTGCTGGAGCTGGCGCAGCTCGCCTCGGTTCAGCTCTTTTTAGATCGGGCACAGCGGGCTCGGGCCGATGTGGGCTTGACAGCGCGCAACGCCGCTACCTTGGCGACACTCTGTCAGCGCCTCGATGGGATTCCCCTCGCGCTGGAGCTGGTGGCTGCCTGGGCACAGGCACTGAGCCCCGGCCAGATCCTCGCTCGCTTGGAGGCAGGGGATACGGTCGTGACCACCAGCCGCCGACGGGGCGGGCTGGAGCGGCATCGCTCCCTCCACCATGCCTTCGACGGGAGCTTTCAGCGGCTCTCGGGGGGCGCTCAGCGCTTCTTTACCCAGCTCTCGGTCTTTCGGGGCGGTGGGACTCTGGAGGCTGCCGGTGCGATCTGTGACGAGCCCGACGCCGCGCTTCTCCTCACCGAGCTCGCCGATGCCTCCCTGGTTCAGCTGCGCATGACCGAGCAGGAGGAGCTGCGCTTTGTCCTCTTGGAGAGCCTGCGACAGTTTGCCGCGGAGCGCCTCACCGAGTCAGAGTTGACTGCCCTGCAGGAGCGCCACGGAGCCTACTACGCCTCCCTGGCCGCACGTGCCGCCCGGATCGAGCCGCCGCACGACCAAGCGGAGTGGCTGAACGTACTTCAGGAGGAGTGGGACAATCTTCGCGCGGCCCAGCAAGTAGCCCCCCTAGAGCGTGCTCTACAGCTCCCCTGTGTCCTCACCGACTTTCTCCTGCTTCGTGGCTATGTTCAGGAAGGGATTGCCTGGCTAGAAGCGGCGCTCGCTCGGCCCGATGCTCCACGGGAGCGCGCGGTGCAGGCGCGTGCCCAGCTGGGGGCACTCACACCGGATTTTAAAGGAATCCCCCATGCGCGGGCACTCTTGGAGGAAGCCTTGGCGCAAGCGCGGGAGCACGGGCTCGTTGCGACCGAGGCCTTTGTGCTCTTTCACTTGGGGCGGCTGGCCTACCTACGCTACGACTTGCCGGGGAGCTGGGAGTGGCACGTACAGGCACGTGCCCTGCGGGAGAGCCTCGGTGAGCCCGGTCCGCTGGCACTCTCTGTCTATGCGCTTGCCCAGCTCGCCCTCCGGCTGCCCGAGCCCCCCGAGCCTACCTGGGAGCTCCTCCACCGCGCCGAGGCACTCGCGCGGCAGGCAGGGAGACAGAGCACGCTGGCTGAGATTCTCTACGAGAGTGCTTGTGTCGTAACGGCCGAGGGCGATATCGAGGGAGCGTTCCCTCTACTGGGAGCGAGCCGCACCCTCGCACGTCAGCTGGGGAGTGTCCGTCTGGAAGGCAAGATCCTCAACCACCTAGGCGAGCTCCGACGGCTCCAAGGAAATTTTGCCGAGGCGATGGTGCACTACCGCGCGGCTACACAGATCTTTAACCAGCTCCGTGAGAGCGGGGTCACCCATGTCCCCATCTGGAACCTCGGCTGCTGCTTTGAGGCGTCGCAGGACTGGGAGCGCGCCCTTCTCCTCCTTGCCTGCTCCGCAAAGCTCCTCGACTCGGTCGGGCGGCCCATCGACGATGAGAGCCGTGGGGTGCTGGAGCAGTACCGCCAGAAAGTGGTGGAGACATTTGGCCCTGCCCGCGCCGAGGCAATCTACGCCCGCGGCTACCGAATGACGGTCGAGGAAGCCCTTGCCCTCACCGAGAAGTAA
- a CDS encoding PEP-CTERM sorting domain-containing protein, whose product MNFSRFVSARATLAALALLGVAALPQAAHAQTYVGSWDLALIPNGVWTWTNNPICLTGQEAAAMLFGGVASDYYISTIDSNPLNINHSAWLDGYGDTQYLFTPASESFKKQTGTGYSDPGAIGSAYSAYVRDNAPFVNPAGTNVNYAFRVTAPSSVTPELPGAMQLLPALLPVALIGARKRFKKA is encoded by the coding sequence ATGAATTTTTCGCGCTTTGTTTCGGCCCGTGCCACGCTGGCCGCCCTTGCTCTGCTCGGAGTAGCGGCCCTACCTCAAGCCGCACATGCACAGACGTATGTAGGAAGCTGGGATCTCGCTCTGATCCCTAATGGTGTCTGGACCTGGACAAATAACCCGATCTGTCTGACCGGTCAAGAAGCTGCTGCGATGCTTTTTGGCGGAGTGGCTTCCGACTACTACATCTCCACAATAGACAGCAACCCGCTCAACATCAACCACAGCGCTTGGCTTGATGGCTATGGAGATACTCAGTATCTGTTCACACCGGCTAGTGAGTCCTTTAAGAAACAGACAGGGACAGGCTATAGCGATCCCGGTGCTATTGGATCCGCTTACTCCGCATACGTTCGTGACAATGCTCCTTTTGTTAATCCTGCTGGCACAAATGTGAACTATGCCTTTCGCGTCACGGCACCCTCGTCGGTGACCCCTGAGCTTCCCGGTGCGATGCAGCTTCTTCCCGCGCTGCTCCCGGTTGCGCTGATCGGTGCCCGCAAGCGCTTCAAGAAAGCCTAG